One region of Candidatus Poribacteria bacterium genomic DNA includes:
- a CDS encoding Gfo/Idh/MocA family oxidoreductase: MPKKIRWGILGPGGIAHKFATGLKAVPDTEIVAVGSRDPQRANTFADTFDIPYRHGSYIELANDPEVDVIYVATPHPFHKECAMLCLEAGKAVLCEKPLTVDAGQAEELIACARESQQFLMEAMWTRFLPIIVKVREWLAEGAIGEPRLLTADHGSRKTLSTEVLEGRLFNPKLGGSGLLDVGVYTVALAYMVFGAPSKITSLAHIGATNVDEQASILLGYDAGQIANLFCAIRTETSKEARIIGTEGSIHIPEFWQATSATLIRTGKDPVHIKIPFIANGFENQVIEVINCLRERRLESRVMPLDESLSIMKTMDTVREQWGLEYPPFDSIL, translated from the coding sequence ATGCCGAAGAAGATCAGGTGGGGTATACTCGGTCCCGGTGGTATTGCACATAAATTCGCCACTGGACTGAAAGCGGTTCCTGACACTGAGATTGTCGCTGTCGGTTCACGCGATCCCCAGAGAGCCAACACATTTGCAGACACGTTTGACATTCCATATAGACACGGCAGTTACATCGAATTGGCGAACGATCCTGAAGTGGACGTTATCTATGTGGCAACGCCGCACCCTTTTCACAAGGAGTGTGCGATGCTGTGTCTGGAAGCAGGGAAAGCGGTTTTATGTGAAAAGCCTCTCACTGTGGACGCAGGGCAGGCAGAGGAACTGATAGCATGCGCTCGAGAAAGCCAGCAATTTCTGATGGAAGCCATGTGGACCCGCTTTCTTCCCATAATCGTTAAAGTTCGGGAATGGTTGGCTGAGGGTGCCATAGGCGAACCGCGTTTGCTGACAGCGGATCACGGATCTCGAAAAACGCTGAGTACCGAAGTCCTTGAAGGTAGATTGTTCAATCCAAAGTTAGGGGGCAGTGGGCTTTTGGACGTTGGCGTTTATACGGTCGCGCTTGCCTATATGGTATTCGGTGCACCATCTAAGATCACCAGTCTGGCACACATCGGAGCAACCAACGTGGACGAACAAGCGTCTATCCTGTTAGGCTATGACGCTGGACAGATAGCCAATTTATTCTGTGCTATCAGAACCGAAACCTCAAAGGAAGCACGCATCATCGGAACCGAAGGATCAATACATATTCCCGAATTCTGGCAAGCGACTTCTGCGACGCTCATTCGGACTGGAAAAGATCCCGTACACATCAAGATACCGTTCATCGCAAATGGCTTTGAAAACCAAGTGATTGAGGTTATAAACTGCCTCCGAGAACGGAGACTCGAAAGCCGTGTGATGCCGCTGGATGAGTCTCTATCCATCATGAAGACCATGGATACTGTTAGGGAACAGTGGGGATTGGAGTATCCGCCGTTTGACTCTATTTTATGA
- the secG gene encoding preprotein translocase subunit SecG: MEIIMGFIVFLFVPICVVLTLIILLQDSKGEGLSSSAFGGAEMQSVLGGRGAATFLGKLTTWLAIGFMVISLFLMRFYGEDTGSELTPIEQKTTQEATTEPADTTGGETIETPTDEGSGSDTQDDSKTEIDGGATDTTE, translated from the coding sequence ATGGAAATTATCATGGGTTTTATAGTGTTTCTCTTCGTGCCAATCTGTGTTGTTCTGACACTGATTATTCTTTTGCAGGACAGCAAAGGCGAAGGGCTTTCATCGAGCGCGTTCGGTGGTGCGGAAATGCAGTCTGTCCTCGGAGGGCGCGGTGCAGCGACATTTCTGGGTAAGTTGACGACATGGCTCGCTATCGGGTTTATGGTTATTTCACTGTTCCTCATGCGTTTCTACGGTGAAGATACCGGCAGTGAACTCACGCCGATTGAGCAGAAAACGACACAGGAAGCCACAACCGAGCCTGCTGATACTACAGGTGGAGAGACTATCGAAACCCCAACAGATGAAGGCAGTGGGAGTGATACCCAAGATGACTCAAAGACAGAGATTGATGGCGGTGCCACAGATACCACAGAATAG
- the tpiA gene encoding triose-phosphate isomerase: MRIPIIAGNWKLNKTISEAVALTTALKALVADDTDVEIIVAPPFTALAAVSDTIADSNIRLAAQDVYSEDSGAFTGEVSAPLLKDVGCDYVIIGHSERRQYFGETNDSVNQKTKAALAHDLKPIICVGEQLEEREANQTKAVIESHVTGGIAGLSAADLLSCVIAYEPVWAIGTGKTATPDQAQEVHNFIRGLLVDAYSAEVASQICIQYGGSVKPENAAELIAQPDVDGALVGGASLEAESFAKIVFSCQSSVIS; this comes from the coding sequence ATGAGAATACCGATCATTGCAGGGAATTGGAAACTGAACAAAACGATCTCAGAGGCGGTCGCGCTCACAACGGCGTTAAAGGCGTTAGTTGCAGATGACACCGATGTTGAAATCATCGTAGCACCCCCGTTCACCGCCCTTGCCGCGGTTAGCGACACTATAGCCGACAGTAACATTCGCCTCGCTGCCCAAGATGTTTATTCAGAAGACAGCGGTGCATTTACCGGTGAAGTCTCAGCACCACTGTTAAAAGATGTCGGATGTGACTACGTCATTATCGGGCACTCGGAGCGGCGGCAATACTTCGGCGAGACAAATGATAGCGTTAATCAGAAGACGAAAGCAGCCTTAGCACACGACTTAAAGCCGATTATCTGTGTCGGAGAGCAGCTTGAAGAACGAGAAGCCAATCAAACGAAAGCAGTGATTGAGAGTCACGTCACAGGAGGTATTGCGGGTTTATCCGCCGCCGACCTGTTGTCTTGTGTCATTGCTTACGAACCGGTTTGGGCAATCGGCACTGGAAAAACGGCGACACCCGACCAAGCACAGGAAGTGCATAATTTCATTCGAGGGCTACTGGTAGACGCTTACTCAGCAGAAGTCGCGTCACAGATATGTATTCAATACGGTGGTAGTGTTAAACCGGAAAATGCGGCGGAACTCATAGCGCAGCCTGATGTGGACGGTGCCCTTGTCGGCGGTGCAAGTCTTGAAGCGGAATCGTTTGCGAAAATAGTTTTCAGTTGTCAGTCGTCAGTTATCAGTTAA
- the gap gene encoding type I glyceraldehyde-3-phosphate dehydrogenase translates to MSTKVGINGFGRIGRNAFRAALQNPALDIEFVAINDLTNPETLAHLLQYDSVHGILSDDIAATDDGLVVNGKEIRVLAERDPGNLPWGELGVDVVIESTGFFTDREDAEKHITAGGAKKVVISAPAKGEDITIVIGVNDDKYDKSEHHVISNASCTTNCLAPVAKVLHEEFGIESGLMTTVHAYTGDQRVHDFPHSDMRRARAATLSMIPTTTGAAVAVGKVLPELNGKLDGFAIRVPTPNVSVVDLTVDLKQRPSAEAVNAALKEAAEGSLDGILGYSELDLVSSDFNGNKLSSVLDGPFTKVIEDGLIKVLSWYDNEWGYSNRLVELVERTL, encoded by the coding sequence ATGTCAACTAAAGTAGGTATTAATGGTTTTGGTCGGATTGGTAGAAACGCCTTTCGAGCAGCGTTGCAGAATCCTGCATTAGATATAGAATTCGTAGCTATCAACGATTTGACGAATCCGGAGACGCTCGCGCATCTCCTCCAGTATGACTCCGTGCACGGCATCTTGTCCGATGACATTGCTGCCACAGACGATGGCTTGGTGGTAAACGGCAAAGAAATACGCGTTCTCGCTGAACGAGATCCGGGCAATCTGCCGTGGGGAGAACTCGGTGTGGATGTTGTCATTGAATCCACTGGTTTCTTTACAGATAGGGAAGACGCTGAGAAGCATATCACCGCTGGTGGTGCGAAAAAAGTGGTTATCTCGGCACCCGCGAAAGGTGAAGACATCACGATTGTCATCGGTGTGAACGATGATAAATACGATAAGTCAGAACATCACGTTATTTCTAATGCCTCATGTACGACGAACTGCCTCGCACCCGTCGCGAAGGTCCTGCACGAAGAATTTGGAATTGAGAGCGGTTTAATGACAACCGTCCATGCGTATACCGGCGACCAGCGGGTTCACGACTTCCCACATTCCGATATGCGCCGCGCTCGCGCAGCGACGCTTTCGATGATCCCGACGACAACCGGTGCCGCTGTAGCAGTTGGGAAGGTTCTGCCAGAATTGAACGGTAAACTCGATGGGTTCGCAATCCGTGTGCCGACACCCAACGTTTCCGTCGTTGATCTCACCGTCGATCTCAAACAGAGACCGAGTGCTGAAGCGGTCAACGCGGCACTGAAAGAAGCTGCAGAAGGTAGTTTAGATGGAATTCTCGGTTATTCAGAACTCGACCTCGTCTCATCGGATTTCAACGGGAATAAACTCTCCTCCGTTCTTGACGGTCCCTTTACCAAAGTGATAGAAGACGGACTGATTAAAGTCCTTTCATGGTACGATAACGAGTGGGGTTACTCCAACCGCCTCGTCGAACTCGTTGAACGCACACTCTAA
- a CDS encoding RNA methyltransferase, whose protein sequence is MNNFRYPIGMSTDTNKKSYQPTESFRAIPVAVPENLGNIRVILFEPREPGNIGSVARVVKGMGLSQLYLVNPVPFQDVDAAWYMAHGAKDILENCHVVPELKDALDGIQYLVGTTHRRRDVRLPQPVPAREAAQTIATISQDKSVALLFGREDFGLSTDQMSLCQLTASVPMATKNPSLNLAQAVQIFAYEVFVASLDEYPPSEIDHAEVNALEEFYERVTRLLDKVGVTPYNQDWETYLKSLRRVFSRTPLEARDIATLDIIFSTTYRHIERLEKKLAEDK, encoded by the coding sequence TTGAATAATTTCAGATACCCTATTGGCATGTCCACAGACACCAATAAAAAATCGTATCAACCTACCGAGAGTTTCCGTGCTATCCCTGTCGCAGTGCCCGAGAATCTCGGTAACATTCGAGTTATCCTCTTTGAACCACGTGAACCCGGAAATATTGGCTCTGTCGCCAGAGTCGTGAAAGGTATGGGGCTATCACAGCTCTATCTGGTAAATCCTGTTCCGTTCCAAGATGTCGATGCAGCGTGGTATATGGCACACGGTGCGAAGGATATTCTCGAAAATTGCCACGTCGTTCCTGAACTGAAAGACGCACTTGACGGCATCCAATATCTGGTGGGGACGACACACCGTCGCCGTGATGTACGTCTACCGCAGCCTGTACCTGCCCGCGAGGCGGCGCAAACGATCGCTACAATTTCGCAGGATAAATCGGTCGCACTGCTTTTTGGACGCGAAGACTTTGGCTTGTCTACCGATCAAATGAGTCTCTGCCAGTTGACCGCAAGCGTACCAATGGCGACGAAAAACCCATCTCTGAACTTAGCACAGGCAGTCCAAATCTTTGCCTATGAGGTCTTCGTCGCGAGTCTGGATGAGTATCCACCCTCCGAAATCGACCACGCCGAAGTGAACGCCTTGGAAGAGTTCTACGAGCGTGTGACTCGCCTGTTGGATAAGGTAGGCGTGACTCCATATAACCAAGACTGGGAGACGTATTTAAAGTCATTGCGGCGCGTCTTCTCTCGTACCCCGTTGGAGGCAAGAGACATCGCTACACTGGACATAATTTTCTCTACGACCTATCGGCACATTGAACGTCTTGAGAAAAAATTAGCAGAGGATAAATAG